A single genomic interval of Candidatus Zixiibacteriota bacterium harbors:
- a CDS encoding DUF1211 domain-containing protein, producing the protein MTKGRLEAFSDGVLAIIITIMVLELKVPHDTSFAALKPLLPAFLSYVLSFVYLGIYWNNHHHLFQAIKQVDGRILWVNMHLLFWLSLVPIVTAWMGENSFSAGPVALYGVVMLLAAIAYYILTRVLVARQGRDSALAAALGRDYKGKISVFLYAAAVALAAVSCWFSCAIYVIVAIIWLVPDRRIEKILA; encoded by the coding sequence GTGACCAAGGGACGCCTGGAGGCATTCAGCGACGGGGTGCTGGCGATCATCATCACAATCATGGTACTCGAACTTAAGGTGCCGCACGACACAAGCTTCGCGGCTCTCAAACCACTGTTACCGGCCTTTCTGAGCTACGTTCTGAGTTTTGTTTACCTGGGAATATACTGGAACAACCACCACCATCTCTTTCAGGCCATCAAACAAGTTGATGGTCGTATTCTCTGGGTGAATATGCACCTGCTGTTTTGGCTGTCACTGGTGCCGATTGTGACTGCCTGGATGGGGGAAAACAGTTTCTCAGCCGGTCCCGTGGCGCTCTATGGCGTCGTCATGCTGTTGGCGGCTATCGCGTACTACATCCTAACAAGAGTGCTTGTCGCCCGCCAGGGCCGGGATTCGGCGCTTGCAGCGGCGCTTGGCCGCGACTACAAGGGCAAGATTTCGGTCTTCCTCTATGCCGCCGCGGTGGCGCTCGCTGCCGTGAGTTGTTGGTTTTCGTGCGCTATCTATGTGATCGTCGCGATCATCTGGCTGGTTCCGGATCGGCGGATCGAGAAGATACTAGCGTGA
- the rpmA gene encoding 50S ribosomal protein L27 has protein sequence MAHKKGLGSSKNGRDSNGQRRGTKRFGGEAVLAGSIIVRQCGTKIKPGRNVGIGRDNTLFAKITGVIEFANSGDRKIVHVLP, from the coding sequence TTGGCACATAAAAAAGGTTTAGGTTCGTCGAAGAACGGCCGCGACTCGAACGGTCAACGGCGCGGCACCAAGCGCTTCGGCGGCGAAGCCGTCCTGGCCGGTTCGATTATCGTCCGGCAGTGCGGCACCAAGATCAAGCCGGGCCGCAATGTCGGCATCGGGCGCGACAACACGCTGTTCGCGAAGATCACCGGCGTGATCGAATTCGCCAATTCCGGCGACCGCAAGATCGTCCACGTCCTGCCGTAG